A portion of the Paenibacillus sp. PvR098 genome contains these proteins:
- the gyrA gene encoding DNA gyrase subunit A, producing the protein MSEEPRSQVKEIDIGSEMRTSFMDYAMSIIVSRALPDVRDGLKPVHRRILYAMSELGMSPDKPYKKSARIVGEVIGKYHPHGDSAVYETMVRMAQDFSLRYMLVDGHGNFGSIDGDSAAAMRYTEARLSKIAMELLREINKETIDFIPNYDGEEQEPVVMPARFPNLLVNGSSGIAVGMATNIPPHNLTEVINGVQQLIENPDLTSLDLMQSIKGPDFPTAGFIMGREGIKHAYATGRGSVTMRARATIEETGGKARIIVHELPYQVIKARLIEKIAELVREKKIDGITDLRDESDRNGMRIVIELRRDVNPNVVLNNLYKQTAMQSNFGIIMLALVNGEPKVLNLRDMLFHYLQHQKEVIRRRTEFDLRKAEARAHILEGLRIALDHLDEVITLIRASRTTEEAREGLINRFGLSYDQAQAILDMRLQRLTGLEREKIEEEYAELLKKIAEFKAILADEQLVLKIISEELNEIKEKFGDERRSEITIGEESIEDEDLIPQTEVVITISHTGYIKRLPVTTYRSQRRGGRGVIGMDTKDNDFVEHLFVTNSHHYLMFFTDKGKVYRLKAYEIPDLSRTARGTPIINLIQIEQGETVNAVIPVESFDSEQYLFFATKNGLVKKTSLDDYSNIRKGGLIAITLREDDDLIGVKLTDGNQSIVMGTKQGMSIHFPEQDVRSMGRGATGVKGIHLDENDAVIDMDVVHPDNSVLIVTSKGYGKRTPVEEYRIQTRGGKGIKTLNVTSKNGPVVGLKVVQEDEDLMIITALGTIIRTSMSGISMMGRNTQGVRLIHIRDEDEVSTVARVEKSEDQPELEEDGEAPDIIAED; encoded by the coding sequence TTGTCGGAAGAACCCCGTTCACAGGTTAAAGAAATAGATATCGGCTCAGAAATGCGCACTTCTTTTATGGATTACGCAATGAGCATCATTGTAAGCCGCGCTTTGCCGGATGTCAGAGACGGTCTTAAGCCGGTGCATCGGCGTATTCTGTATGCTATGTCGGAACTCGGCATGTCACCGGACAAGCCTTATAAGAAATCGGCGAGAATCGTCGGGGAAGTCATTGGTAAGTACCATCCGCACGGCGACTCGGCTGTGTATGAAACGATGGTGCGTATGGCGCAGGATTTCTCTTTACGCTACATGCTCGTTGATGGCCACGGAAACTTTGGCTCGATTGATGGTGACTCTGCGGCAGCCATGCGTTATACAGAGGCGCGGTTGTCCAAAATCGCGATGGAGCTGCTCCGTGAAATCAACAAAGAAACCATCGATTTCATACCGAACTATGACGGCGAGGAGCAGGAACCTGTGGTCATGCCCGCACGCTTTCCTAACTTGCTGGTCAACGGATCGTCAGGTATCGCCGTAGGGATGGCAACCAATATCCCGCCGCATAACTTAACCGAGGTGATCAATGGCGTTCAGCAGCTGATTGAGAATCCGGACCTTACATCACTCGATCTGATGCAATCGATCAAAGGACCCGATTTTCCTACCGCGGGTTTTATTATGGGGCGTGAAGGAATTAAACATGCATACGCTACAGGCCGCGGTTCTGTGACAATGCGCGCTAGGGCGACCATCGAGGAAACCGGCGGTAAAGCACGGATCATCGTGCACGAGCTGCCTTATCAAGTCATTAAAGCTCGTTTGATTGAAAAAATCGCCGAGCTGGTTCGCGAGAAGAAAATTGACGGCATTACGGATTTGCGGGACGAATCGGACCGCAATGGTATGCGCATCGTCATTGAACTTCGCCGCGACGTCAATCCAAACGTCGTACTGAACAACTTGTACAAACAGACGGCTATGCAGTCCAATTTCGGTATCATCATGCTCGCTTTGGTGAACGGTGAACCGAAGGTGCTCAATCTTCGCGACATGCTGTTTCATTACTTGCAGCACCAGAAGGAAGTCATTCGACGCCGGACGGAATTTGACCTTCGCAAAGCGGAAGCCCGTGCACACATCTTGGAGGGTCTACGCATTGCGCTGGATCATTTGGATGAAGTTATCACTCTTATCCGTGCATCTCGTACCACCGAAGAAGCTCGTGAAGGTCTGATCAACCGTTTCGGTCTCAGCTACGATCAAGCACAGGCGATCCTCGATATGCGTTTGCAGCGCCTCACCGGCTTGGAACGCGAAAAAATCGAAGAAGAGTACGCCGAGCTTCTCAAGAAAATTGCGGAGTTCAAAGCCATTCTGGCTGACGAGCAACTGGTGCTGAAAATCATCAGCGAAGAGCTGAACGAAATTAAAGAGAAGTTCGGAGACGAACGCCGTTCGGAGATTACGATCGGTGAAGAAAGCATCGAAGACGAAGACTTGATCCCTCAAACCGAAGTCGTTATTACGATATCACATACAGGCTATATCAAGCGTTTGCCGGTGACCACCTACCGCAGCCAAAGACGCGGTGGCAGAGGTGTGATCGGCATGGACACCAAAGATAATGATTTTGTGGAGCATTTGTTCGTGACGAACTCTCACCATTACCTTATGTTCTTCACGGATAAAGGTAAGGTGTACCGTCTTAAGGCTTATGAGATTCCGGATCTTAGCCGTACGGCCCGGGGAACGCCGATCATCAACCTGATTCAGATTGAGCAAGGTGAGACGGTGAATGCGGTAATTCCTGTAGAAAGCTTTGATTCCGAGCAATATTTGTTCTTTGCTACCAAGAACGGATTGGTGAAAAAGACTTCGCTTGATGACTACTCCAATATTCGTAAAGGCGGGTTGATCGCGATTACGCTTCGTGAAGACGATGACCTGATCGGAGTCAAGCTGACGGACGGAAATCAATCAATCGTTATGGGGACGAAGCAAGGGATGTCCATCCACTTCCCAGAGCAGGATGTTCGTTCGATGGGACGAGGGGCTACCGGAGTGAAAGGTATTCACCTCGATGAAAATGATGCTGTCATTGATATGGACGTTGTTCATCCGGACAACAGCGTGCTCATCGTAACGTCTAAAGGTTACGGCAAGCGGACTCCGGTTGAAGAGTACCGGATTCAGACCCGTGGCGGCAAAGGGATAAAGACGCTTAATGTTACGTCGAAGAACGGCCCGGTTGTAGGTTTGAAGGTCGTTCAAGAAGACGAAGATCTTATGATCATCACCGCGCTGGGAACGATTATCCGTACGAGTATGTCGGGCATTTCCATGATGGGACGTAATACTCAAGGGGTTAGACTCATTCATATCCGTGATGAGGACGAGGTTTCCACCGTAGCGCGGGTTGAGAAGAGTGAAGATCAGCCTGAATTAGAAGAAGACGGCGAGGCGCCGGACATTATAGCAGAAGATTAA
- a CDS encoding HD-GYP domain-containing protein encodes MVTVPVSQLKSGEKISEDVLTKYNNVIFPKGRVISDRDLEILRAFLISSVHIEAKNGESVKVSDESVIEKQKHTRSVLPFYEQYEKMLQLMRRVYNIANAGGQNLPILEIRTTLEKLIQHVDYYKALTFSPRHFQLSDFIYHNGIMVSLTSYNLAKWHGLPTKDLMPVALGGLLHDIGNAKVDAGILFKPSKLNADEREDMKKHTIIGYNLLKSVPAVNDGVRLCALQHHEREDGSGYPLGVRGDKIHLYSKIVAITDVFHAMRTNRYHKSGTSPYLVLEQLLDESFGKLDPALVQTFIHKVTSFHNGTLVKLSDNQVGEIVFSDRSQPTRPWVNVNGKIINLTIERNLHIQDVIQT; translated from the coding sequence ATGGTCACAGTTCCCGTTTCCCAATTAAAGTCCGGCGAGAAAATTTCAGAAGATGTGCTGACCAAATACAACAATGTGATTTTTCCCAAAGGAAGAGTCATCTCGGATCGCGATTTGGAAATACTCCGAGCATTCTTGATTTCATCCGTTCACATCGAAGCCAAGAATGGAGAGTCTGTTAAAGTATCCGATGAAAGCGTCATTGAGAAACAAAAACATACAAGATCGGTTCTGCCTTTCTATGAGCAATATGAAAAAATGCTGCAGCTGATGCGTCGTGTATATAATATTGCAAACGCCGGCGGACAGAACCTGCCTATACTGGAGATACGTACAACCCTGGAGAAGTTGATCCAGCATGTTGACTATTACAAAGCGCTCACGTTTAGCCCAAGACATTTTCAACTGAGTGACTTTATATATCATAATGGTATTATGGTTAGTCTTACATCCTATAACTTGGCCAAGTGGCACGGTTTACCAACTAAGGACTTAATGCCGGTCGCATTGGGCGGATTATTGCATGATATCGGGAATGCGAAGGTGGACGCTGGTATTTTGTTCAAACCAAGCAAGTTGAATGCCGACGAGAGAGAGGATATGAAAAAGCACACCATTATTGGCTACAACTTGTTAAAAAGCGTACCTGCCGTTAACGATGGAGTAAGGCTTTGCGCACTACAGCATCATGAACGCGAAGACGGATCCGGCTATCCTTTGGGTGTTCGCGGTGACAAGATTCATTTGTATTCAAAAATTGTGGCCATTACGGATGTGTTTCATGCTATGAGAACCAATCGTTATCATAAGAGCGGAACTTCCCCCTACTTGGTGTTGGAACAGCTTCTGGACGAATCGTTTGGGAAATTGGATCCTGCCCTTGTTCAAACCTTTATTCATAAAGTTACCTCCTTCCATAATGGCACATTGGTAAAGCTGAGTGATAACCAAGTTGGGGAAATTGTGTTCTCCGATCGTTCGCAACCTACTCGCCCCTGGGTGAATGTGAACGGTAAAATTATAAATTTAACGATCGAGCGTAATCTACACATACAGGACGTAATCCAAACATAA
- the guaB gene encoding IMP dehydrogenase yields the protein MWENKFAKEGLTFDDVLLVPRKSDVFGKEIDISTNLTNKIKLNIPFLSSAMDTVTESALAIAMAREGGIGIIHKNMTIAQQAEEVDRVKRSESGVITNPFSLTPEHHVYDAEELMAKYRISGVPICDENKRLVGILTNRDLRFVHDYSIKIKEVMTREELVTAPVGTTLQQAEVLLQKHKIEKLPLVDENMILKGLITIKDIEKAIQFPNSAKDKHGRLLVGAAVGVSKDVMERAAALVEAGIDLIVVDSAHGHHINILNTVKKIREQYPDLPICAGNVATGEATKDLIESGASMVKVGIGPGSICTTRVIAGIGVPQITAIYDCASVAKQYNVPIIADGGIKYSGDVSKAIAAGASAVMIGSLFAGTEESPGESEIFQGRRFKVYRGMGSLGAMKEGSKDRYFQENESKLVPEGIEGRVPYKGPLADTLYQLVGGLRSGMGYCGARNIDALVNETTFIRITGAGLRESHPHDIQITKEAPNYSM from the coding sequence GTGTGGGAGAATAAGTTTGCTAAAGAAGGACTGACATTTGACGACGTATTGCTTGTTCCGCGTAAATCGGACGTTTTTGGTAAAGAAATTGATATTTCAACGAATTTGACGAATAAAATCAAGCTTAACATTCCGTTTCTCAGCTCAGCCATGGATACCGTAACGGAATCCGCTTTGGCGATTGCTATGGCAAGAGAAGGCGGCATCGGCATCATTCATAAGAACATGACGATCGCTCAACAAGCGGAAGAAGTTGATCGGGTGAAGCGCTCCGAGAGCGGCGTAATCACGAACCCTTTCTCCCTTACCCCAGAACACCATGTTTATGATGCTGAAGAACTCATGGCAAAATACCGGATCTCCGGGGTGCCGATTTGTGATGAAAATAAAAGATTGGTTGGGATTTTGACAAACCGTGATCTTCGTTTTGTTCATGATTATTCCATCAAAATTAAAGAAGTAATGACGAGAGAAGAGCTCGTAACCGCACCTGTAGGAACTACGCTGCAGCAGGCCGAAGTTCTTTTGCAGAAACATAAGATAGAGAAGCTGCCTTTGGTCGATGAAAACATGATTTTAAAGGGTCTTATCACGATTAAGGATATTGAAAAAGCGATTCAATTCCCGAACTCCGCCAAAGATAAGCATGGCAGACTGCTCGTTGGTGCGGCGGTGGGCGTATCCAAAGATGTGATGGAACGAGCCGCGGCTTTGGTTGAAGCGGGCATTGATTTGATCGTAGTGGATTCTGCTCACGGTCATCATATTAATATTTTAAATACGGTAAAGAAAATTCGTGAACAGTATCCGGATCTGCCAATCTGTGCAGGTAACGTTGCCACGGGAGAAGCTACCAAAGATCTGATCGAATCTGGAGCAAGCATGGTAAAAGTCGGTATTGGCCCTGGATCAATCTGTACTACTCGGGTTATTGCAGGGATTGGTGTACCGCAGATTACTGCGATTTACGATTGTGCTTCGGTGGCAAAACAATATAATGTACCGATCATTGCAGACGGCGGTATTAAATATTCAGGCGATGTGTCCAAGGCTATAGCTGCAGGAGCCAGCGCGGTCATGATCGGAAGTCTGTTTGCAGGCACCGAAGAAAGTCCGGGCGAATCGGAAATTTTCCAAGGCCGTCGTTTTAAAGTTTATCGCGGTATGGGCTCACTTGGAGCCATGAAGGAAGGCAGCAAGGATCGCTATTTCCAGGAGAACGAAAGCAAATTGGTACCGGAAGGTATCGAAGGACGTGTACCATACAAAGGACCTTTGGCAGACACACTCTATCAATTGGTTGGCGGACTTCGTTCAGGTATGGGCTATTGCGGAGCAAGGAATATTGATGCTCTCGTCAATGAGACAACATTCATTCGCATCACAGGTGCAGGGCTTCGAGAAAGTCATCCACACGACATTCAAATTACGAAGGAAGCGCCGAACTACTCTATGTAA
- a CDS encoding D-alanyl-D-alanine carboxypeptidase family protein, with the protein MRWLFRHVKRICLVVAVTFLLNTSLTLVQPAAVQAADTPVDLKLNAKSAILMEASTGQIIYEYNADEALPPASMAKMMTEYLVMDAVKSGKIEKTTMVTTSPYAAEVIGSQILLASGEQATVDDMFSALSIYSANDAAVALAEHIGGTEENFAKMMNEKAKEFGLSERAHFINSTGLGRADLGKYAPQELQGETLLTAKDAAIIAYHILKDHKEVLEYTKIPSKKFRERDQSPMINWNWMLWDNRNTINFKRFAYEGLDGLKTGSTNEAGYCFTGTAERNGMRLISVVMGTATEPSRFEETRKVLDYGFTNFELKQVVGAKAEIDSMKTVNIKKGVETEVPVVTESGVSIVAKKGAADDQFTITTAPADESKLVAPITKGQVLGTVKVTYHGQEQTANMVAKEEVEQGSWIRLFFRAIKDFFVDTVKGVTS; encoded by the coding sequence GTGAGATGGTTGTTTCGTCATGTAAAAAGGATTTGTTTAGTCGTAGCTGTCACCTTCTTGTTAAACACGTCACTTACTCTGGTTCAGCCAGCAGCGGTTCAAGCGGCGGATACCCCTGTGGATTTAAAGCTTAATGCAAAATCCGCCATATTGATGGAAGCGAGCACCGGCCAGATTATATATGAATATAACGCTGACGAGGCATTGCCTCCGGCAAGCATGGCTAAGATGATGACGGAATATTTAGTCATGGATGCAGTTAAATCGGGCAAAATCGAGAAGACAACGATGGTTACCACCAGTCCATATGCAGCAGAAGTGATAGGGTCGCAGATATTGCTGGCTTCAGGGGAACAAGCTACGGTAGATGATATGTTCTCCGCTTTATCTATCTACTCGGCCAACGATGCAGCTGTTGCATTGGCTGAACACATTGGCGGTACCGAGGAGAATTTCGCTAAGATGATGAACGAAAAAGCGAAAGAATTTGGATTGTCCGAGAGAGCTCATTTTATTAATTCGACGGGTTTGGGCAGAGCCGACCTTGGCAAGTACGCTCCACAAGAGCTGCAGGGGGAAACGCTGCTTACTGCAAAGGATGCCGCTATTATTGCTTATCATATTTTAAAGGATCATAAAGAAGTACTGGAATATACGAAAATCCCGTCGAAAAAGTTCCGTGAGCGAGATCAATCACCGATGATCAACTGGAACTGGATGCTTTGGGACAATCGGAATACAATCAATTTTAAGCGGTTTGCTTATGAAGGGCTGGATGGTTTGAAAACGGGGAGCACGAATGAAGCAGGCTACTGCTTTACCGGAACGGCGGAACGTAATGGAATGAGACTAATCAGCGTTGTAATGGGGACAGCAACTGAGCCGAGTCGTTTTGAAGAAACTCGGAAGGTGCTGGATTACGGCTTCACGAATTTTGAGTTGAAACAAGTCGTGGGTGCGAAAGCAGAAATAGATTCCATGAAAACGGTAAATATTAAAAAAGGTGTGGAGACGGAAGTTCCGGTAGTTACGGAATCCGGAGTTTCCATTGTTGCCAAAAAAGGCGCTGCCGATGATCAATTCACCATTACAACGGCGCCAGCCGATGAAAGCAAGCTTGTCGCTCCAATAACTAAGGGTCAGGTGCTTGGCACGGTAAAGGTAACTTATCACGGGCAAGAACAGACAGCTAATATGGTTGCAAAGGAAGAAGTGGAGCAAGGAAGCTGGATCCGTTTGTTCTTCAGAGCGATCAAGGACTTTTTTGTTGATACCGTCAAAGGCGTCACCAGCTGA
- the pdxS gene encoding pyridoxal 5'-phosphate synthase lyase subunit PdxS, translating to METGTSRVKKGMAEMQKGGVIMDVMNAEQARIAEAAGASAVMALERVPSDIRAAGGVARMADPTIVEEVMKVVSIPVMAKARIGHYVEAKVLESMGVDYIDESEVLTPADEVFHINKHEFTVPFVCGARDLGEALRRIGEGASMLRTKGEPGTGNIVEAVRHMRMITGQIRKIQSLSKDELMAEAKNLGAPYELLLQVHETGSLPVVNFAAGGIATPADAALMMHLGSDGVFVGSGIFKSDNPEKFAKAIVEATTHYTDYELIANISKNLGTPMKGIEISKLHASERMQDRGW from the coding sequence ATGGAAACAGGTACATCGCGAGTAAAAAAAGGTATGGCAGAAATGCAAAAAGGCGGCGTCATTATGGACGTCATGAACGCGGAGCAGGCTCGTATCGCAGAAGCGGCTGGCGCATCCGCTGTTATGGCGCTTGAAAGAGTGCCTTCCGATATTCGTGCGGCTGGCGGCGTGGCCCGTATGGCGGACCCAACGATCGTGGAAGAGGTTATGAAAGTCGTATCTATCCCTGTTATGGCCAAAGCGCGGATCGGTCATTATGTGGAGGCGAAAGTGCTGGAATCGATGGGCGTAGACTACATCGACGAAAGCGAAGTGCTCACTCCAGCCGATGAAGTGTTTCATATTAATAAGCATGAATTTACAGTGCCTTTCGTTTGTGGAGCAAGAGACCTTGGCGAAGCGCTCCGCAGAATCGGCGAAGGCGCATCGATGCTTCGTACCAAGGGTGAGCCTGGAACGGGGAATATCGTAGAAGCTGTCCGTCATATGCGTATGATTACAGGACAAATTCGCAAAATTCAGTCCTTGTCCAAAGACGAGCTGATGGCTGAAGCCAAAAATCTGGGTGCGCCTTATGAACTGCTGCTTCAAGTACATGAAACAGGAAGTCTCCCAGTCGTTAACTTTGCGGCAGGCGGTATAGCTACCCCGGCGGATGCGGCTTTAATGATGCACTTGGGCTCGGATGGCGTATTTGTAGGCTCCGGTATTTTCAAATCGGACAACCCTGAAAAATTCGCAAAAGCCATTGTTGAAGCTACTACACACTATACAGACTACGAGCTGATTGCAAATATTTCGAAAAACCTCGGCACACCGATGAAGGGGATCGAAATTTCCAAGCTGCATGCATCTGAGCGGATGCAAGATCGCGGCTGGTAA
- the pdxT gene encoding pyridoxal 5'-phosphate synthase glutaminase subunit PdxT, protein MKIGVLALQGAVAEHIKLIEKAGAQGVIVKRVEQLPEIDGIIIPGGESTTIGKLMRTYQFLDALREFSRQSKPIFGTCAGLIVLAKDIVGQEEAHLGLMDIEVARNAFGRQRESFETDLDIKGIDKDVRAVFIRAPLIVKVGDNVEVLSTYRDQIVAARQGHLLAASFHPELTDDERMHAYFIDMVRETR, encoded by the coding sequence ATGAAAATCGGAGTTTTGGCGCTGCAGGGCGCCGTGGCTGAACATATCAAATTGATAGAGAAGGCCGGAGCTCAAGGCGTTATCGTAAAAAGAGTGGAGCAGCTGCCAGAAATCGACGGAATTATTATTCCCGGGGGCGAAAGCACTACGATTGGCAAGCTCATGAGGACCTATCAATTTCTGGATGCTCTACGCGAATTTTCGCGGCAGAGCAAGCCGATTTTCGGCACCTGCGCGGGACTTATTGTTCTTGCGAAGGATATTGTCGGGCAGGAAGAGGCGCATTTGGGATTGATGGATATCGAAGTGGCTAGGAACGCTTTTGGGCGACAGCGCGAAAGCTTTGAGACGGATTTGGATATCAAAGGGATCGATAAGGATGTTCGTGCTGTTTTTATTCGTGCTCCTTTGATTGTCAAAGTGGGAGACAATGTGGAAGTACTGTCTACCTATCGCGACCAGATTGTGGCCGCGCGGCAAGGGCATTTATTGGCTGCCTCGTTTCATCCGGAATTAACCGATGATGAGCGGATGCACGCTTATTTTATAGACATGGTACGTGAGACGAGGTAG
- the serS gene encoding serine--tRNA ligase: MLDVKLLRSDMDRVKQAMKNRGKNLEELDRFTSLDLKRRELLQEVEQLKNRRNVVSQEVAQLKKAKEDANHLIEEMKVVGDRIKVLDEEIRGLESELDGIVLSIPNVPQDGVPVGASEEDNEEIRRVGEVPGFSFEVKPHWEVAQQLGILDFESAAKVTGSRFVFYKGLGARLERALMNFMMDLHADQHGYEEMLPPYIVNRDSLMGTGQLPKFAEDVFQLEGTDYFLIPTAEVPVTNYHREDILSLEDLPKYFVAFSACFRSEAGSAGRDTRGLIRQHQFNKIELVKLTTPEQSNEELEKLTLDAEKVLQLLKLPYRVLSLCTGDMGFSSAKTYDLEVWLPNSNTYREISSCSNFEDFQARRANIRFRRDTKAKPEFVHTLNGSGLAIGRTVAAILENYQQEDGSVLIPEVLQPYMGNVTKISKN, from the coding sequence TTGTTGGATGTAAAATTGCTGCGCAGCGATATGGACAGAGTGAAACAGGCCATGAAAAACCGGGGAAAAAACCTCGAGGAGCTTGACCGTTTTACGAGCCTGGATTTGAAGCGCAGAGAGCTTTTACAGGAAGTAGAGCAGCTGAAAAACCGTCGAAACGTAGTTTCGCAGGAAGTGGCTCAGCTGAAGAAAGCTAAGGAAGACGCGAATCATCTAATTGAAGAAATGAAGGTTGTCGGAGATCGAATCAAGGTGTTGGATGAAGAGATTCGTGGGTTGGAGTCCGAACTTGATGGCATCGTGTTATCCATTCCCAACGTTCCTCAAGACGGAGTGCCGGTAGGTGCGTCGGAGGAAGATAATGAAGAAATTCGCCGTGTGGGTGAGGTTCCGGGCTTTTCATTCGAGGTGAAGCCGCACTGGGAAGTGGCGCAGCAGCTGGGCATATTGGATTTTGAGTCTGCGGCGAAGGTAACCGGATCACGATTTGTGTTTTATAAAGGGCTTGGGGCGCGTCTCGAGCGGGCTTTAATGAATTTTATGATGGATCTGCATGCTGACCAGCATGGGTACGAAGAGATGCTGCCACCGTATATTGTTAACCGGGATAGTCTGATGGGAACAGGACAGCTGCCGAAGTTTGCTGAGGATGTTTTTCAGCTGGAGGGAACCGATTATTTCTTGATTCCTACGGCGGAAGTCCCTGTGACCAACTATCATCGGGAAGACATCTTGTCCCTCGAGGATTTGCCGAAATATTTCGTGGCGTTTAGTGCTTGCTTCCGTTCTGAAGCCGGTTCAGCCGGACGCGACACCCGGGGTCTGATCAGACAGCATCAGTTCAACAAAATTGAATTGGTGAAGCTGACAACACCGGAGCAATCCAATGAGGAGCTTGAGAAGCTAACGTTGGATGCGGAAAAGGTGCTGCAACTGCTTAAGCTGCCTTACCGTGTGTTGTCGCTCTGTACGGGCGATATGGGCTTCTCGTCGGCTAAGACGTATGATCTTGAGGTATGGTTGCCTAATAGCAATACCTATCGTGAGATATCGTCCTGCAGTAATTTCGAGGACTTCCAAGCACGCCGCGCGAACATTCGCTTCCGCCGTGACACCAAGGCGAAGCCTGAATTTGTGCATACGCTCAATGGCTCGGGATTGGCCATTGGCCGTACCGTTGCCGCCATCCTAGAGAATTATCAGCAAGAAGACGGCAGTGTACTGATTCCGGAAGTGCTTCAGCCTTATATGGGTAATGTTACGAAAATCAGTAAAAATTAG
- a CDS encoding small acid-soluble spore protein P yields the protein MPKDIPQPVNPPSGRQNQDEHLQPNEPLSGSKKVKNQNHSRHNNGEG from the coding sequence ATGCCTAAAGATATTCCTCAACCGGTAAACCCGCCGAGCGGCCGTCAAAATCAAGACGAGCACCTTCAGCCGAATGAACCGTTGTCCGGCTCGAAGAAAGTGAAAAATCAAAACCATAGCCGTCATAATAACGGCGAGGGTTAA